In Mastomys coucha isolate ucsf_1 unplaced genomic scaffold, UCSF_Mcou_1 pScaffold20, whole genome shotgun sequence, one DNA window encodes the following:
- the LOC116099248 gene encoding LOW QUALITY PROTEIN: vomeronasal type-1 receptor 40-like (The sequence of the model RefSeq protein was modified relative to this genomic sequence to represent the inferred CDS: inserted 1 base in 1 codon), which produces MNKASLLHTDTNMKITLFSEVSVGISANSILIFAHVCVLRGESRPKSIDLYTAFLSLTQLMLLITMGLIVADMFMSQRTWDSTTCQALIYFHRLLRVLTLSSTCLLNVLWTITFSSRISRLTKFKHKPSHYISGAFLFFCILYMSFTSHLFISIIATPNLTSDNFMYVTQSCSLLPMSYSRTSMFSTPMAIREAFLISLIALSSGYXVVLLWRHKKQAQHLHSTSLSSKASPEQRATRTIMLLMSFFVVLYIWENVVFHSRMKFKDGSTVYCVQIILCHSYATVSPFIFICKEKHITKFLRSMFGRIVNI; this is translated from the exons ATGAATAAAGCCAGCTTACTCCACACTGACACAAACATGAAAATCACTTTGTTCTCTGAAGTGAGTGTTGGGATCTCAGCTAACAGTATCCTTATTTTTGCCCATGTCTGTGTGCTCCGTGGTGAGAGCAGGCCTAAGTCTATTGACCTCTACACTGCTTTCCTGTCCCTAACCCAACTAATGCTGCTTATAACTATGGGCCTCATAGTTGCAGACATGTTTATGTCTCAGAGGACATGGGATTCTACCACATGCCAAGCCCTTATCTATTTTCACAGGCTTTTGAGGGTCCTCACCCTTTCTTCTACCTGTCTGCTGAATGTACTTTGGACCATCACTTTCAGCTCAAGAATCTCCCGTTTAACAAAGTTTAAACATAAACCTTCCCATTACATCTCAggtgcctttcttttcttctgtatccTCTATATGTCTTTTACCAGTCACCTCTTCATATCGATTATTGCTACCCCCAATTTGACCTCagataattttatgtatgttactCAGTCCTGCTCACTTCTACCCATGAGTTACTCTAGAACAAGCATGTTTTCCACACCAATGGCCATCAGGGAAGCCTTTCTTATCAGTCTCATCGCTCTGTCCAGCGGGT TGGTGGTTCTTCTATGGAGGCACAAGAAGCAGGCCCAGCATCTTCACAGCACCAGCCTTTCTTCAAAAGCATCCCCAGAGCAAAGGGCCACCAGGACCATCATGCTGCTCATGAGCTTCTTTGTGGTTCTCTACATTTGGGAAAATGTTGTCTTCCACTCAAGGATGAAGTTCAAGGATGGTTCTACAGTGTACTGTGTCCAAATTATTTTGTGCCATAGCTATGCCACAGTCagcccttttatttttatttgcaaagaAAAGCATATAACTAAGTTTTTGAGGTCAATGTTTGGCAGAATAGTAAATATTTGA